A window of the Nocardia sp. NBC_01329 genome harbors these coding sequences:
- a CDS encoding DNA-formamidopyrimidine glycosylase family protein, protein MPEGDVVFLAATRLRAALDGATLTRSDFRVPRYATVDLRGQVVDSVGSYGKHLFIRTETVSVHTHLKMEGTWRVFRCGQRWTKPRVAARIVLGTADAEAVGFDLGVVEVLRRSEEHRAVEHLGPDLLGPGWDPAEAVDRLSRDPVRPIGLALLDQRNLAGIGNIYRSEICYLRRVHPALPVGEVDDLAALVHEAHRVLHRAAHQPPWRPLAYGRAPRPCRRCGTSLRVEMLGETVPGYDRVSRRERGIYFCPKCQVPPV, encoded by the coding sequence ATGCCCGAGGGTGATGTGGTCTTTCTCGCCGCCACGCGACTGCGGGCCGCGCTCGACGGCGCGACGCTGACCCGCAGTGATTTCCGGGTGCCCCGGTACGCGACGGTCGATCTGCGTGGCCAGGTGGTGGACAGCGTCGGCAGTTACGGAAAGCATCTGTTCATCCGCACCGAAACCGTCAGTGTGCACACCCACCTGAAGATGGAGGGCACCTGGCGGGTTTTCCGCTGCGGCCAGCGGTGGACCAAACCGCGGGTCGCCGCGCGGATCGTGCTCGGTACCGCCGACGCCGAGGCCGTCGGCTTCGATCTCGGCGTGGTGGAGGTTCTGCGGCGCAGCGAGGAACATCGCGCCGTCGAACACCTGGGACCGGATCTGCTGGGACCGGGGTGGGATCCCGCCGAGGCCGTGGACAGGCTCAGCCGTGACCCGGTCCGGCCGATCGGCCTCGCGCTGCTCGATCAGCGCAATCTGGCCGGGATAGGCAATATCTATCGGAGCGAGATCTGCTATCTGCGCCGAGTCCATCCGGCGCTCCCGGTCGGTGAGGTGGACGATCTGGCGGCGCTGGTGCACGAGGCACACCGGGTACTGCACCGAGCCGCGCACCAGCCGCCGTGGCGGCCGCTGGCCTACGGCCGGGCTCCTCGCCCCTGTCGGCGGTGCGGGACCTCGCTGCGAGTGGAGATGCTGGGCGAGACCGTCCCGGGATACGACCGGGTCAGCCGACGGGAACGCGGGATCTACTTCTGCCCGAAATGCCAGGTCCCGCCGGTTTGA